The genomic DNA atttttttactatGAACTTGTAAACAGAAACATTCTAatagataaagaacaaaaaatgattaTTCAAGAAATTCTGAATTCTTTTGAATAATTTGTGAAGTATGAGTTAAATACAAGATATTAACAAATTACCCATTTGTGTCTCCtgactttttgtttccttttcttcttgatGTTTTTatctgttccttttcctttttaagtttACATTTCCCTGAGCTTCCAAGTGTACGCTTACACACTTTAAAAATAGGAAGTAGCCTAGGTCTTCCTGCACTTGACTTTTAGAGAGTATTAGGGCAaaaaggaacttcagaggtcagCGTCCAAACTTTTAATTTCCCAGCTATAGAAAGTGaggtgcccaaagtcacaaagattgtctcagaactgagatttgaattcaggtcttctccCTCTAAATAGTTTTGCTCTCTCAATTAAACCAAGATGATTTAGTTACACAGGTCAAATTCAAGTCAGTGGTTTGGTTAATGATCTCCCTTACTTCAAAGTCTTATAGCCAAGTCAAAGAGCCAAATCTAGGCAAAGCAAAGTCTTTTCCCTGCAAAGAGGTCTGGGTTATTAGTAAGAACTGCAGTCAAAGAACCTCAAGAGCATGAGGAGTGGAATAGGAATGACTAAGTGGCACCCCTCCCCCTGTTTCTTACCACAGTAGGCAAATTTCAAAGAGAGCACACAGCTCTCATGCAGGTGCAGCTGGTATTTATCTGGTTTGGTGTGATGCAACACTTCCACATTGCTGCTCTCCATGCCCACAGCCAGCCACTCCCCAGTGGGGCAGTAGCCTAAGGAGAagatcttcaaaagaaaaataaaattaaaaagtctcaatattgaatattagtgagTTTGTCAGCCCCCACTAGGTCAAAAAGAGTTCTCTTTCACCACTGGTCCTACAAACATCTCTAATCTTAGTTTCAAACACCACCTTATATTTGAAATTCCTGTtactcctctctcctctccatccCCAAAGTCACCACTTGCCAAATATTTTTCACAGGGGAAATTTGAGCTGAATTTCAAATATATCAAACAGCAAAGATGAGATGAATATTGGACACAAGTAGACAGGGTATACTTCCAGTGGTGACCTATATTCaagaaatgatcaaagggaaaactaACATTAAGGAAATGTGTGATCAGGAGGTGGAAAGATCATATGGTGAGAGGAAAATATTAACACAAAGATAGGTCAAGGTCAAGTGTTCCAATGGTACTTAATAATTTGAAATACATATATTTGCAAGTTTTCTAATACATTCATAATTTCCTAGTAATTTAAAAAGCATGAAATTTaatgtgtgtgtgaataaattTGAGATCACCAGGTTCTATATACCTTTCCCTGGCAGCAGTAGACCAAAAGACTTGTCTACCTGTTAACTATCATTTGCACCAAACAGCCAGTCAATCACTTTTTCTAACATATCTACTTCTTCTGAGATTAGAATCTATTAAACTTGTCATCAGTATTGGATTTGTTCTACACGTAACAACATCAGTTTGAGAAATAtggacataatatatatatatataatatatatatatttatatttatataatataaacacaTAAGAACATATATAAGAGACTGATTTAGGAAGAAGGAAGGCCCTAAAGATAGAAGTCCATACAAGGTGAGAACTTTGTGAGCTGCCTGAGGGATTTGGACACTCACCTGGGAAGTGAAATCATGTTGCTGTAGCTGCCTGCCTTCCCTCAGGTCCCAGGATCGAACTGTGTTATCTAAACCACCTGTCCATAACTTGGTGCCATCATGGGAAATATCTATACAGCTGGCgccatctgtgtgaccctgaaattGCCTGaagttcataaagaaaaaaagggagagaagtgaggaagaggaaagaaatcaaCCTTGGGTCCAACCTTGGGGTTTAGACCTAACAAGGAAGTTTAGGGATGATCATGgagttcatttcatagataaatAATCTAAATCTAAAGAAGGGCCAGGCCCAAGACTAAGTCCAGACAACTTAGTCCAGATAAGAGAGCAGGAACTCACTAAACTTGGGTTTCCTGACTCCTGAATCTACTACTTCCTTCTCCTTTACTACCTGACCAACTTAGCTTTTGAGTCTCTAGGACATGATACGCACCCAAGGCAGTTTACCTACAGGCTATCAATCATACACAGAAGGCCAACCATAAAGATTATCCATTTCACTTCTGAACAGCTCTAATTTtgagaatgcttttttttttaacatctgaATAACATCTGCAGActaggagcatagatttagaataTAAAGGATCTGAGAGGGCAGAGAGTagaaatcccctcattttacagaagaggaaatgggaaGCCCAAAGAAAGTTTAAGTGAGTTCATGGGTGGTAAGTAAGCatatttttcttcaagaaaaatcTCTCATCATAAAATCTAAGTAACCTCAGAAAACAAACAAGCCAAAAAAACACATGGATTCCATGGAATGCCATTTGGTTCAAGGCTTCATACAGAGTAAACacttgaaaaagagaagaaataggagGACCTGAAGACTACACAAGATGGAAAGCTGGCTCCAAGACAACTTCTCAGTACAGTATTCAAGACTCTGTGATTTGGCATGGATACAGTCTTTCATTCCAAACTTATTGCCTACTATTCCCCTATTCCAGAAATTCTTAATTTTGGGACCTCTGAactgtttttaaattaataattgtaTTCctatataattggtttcctttattatcctatacattttattttatgcagttTGAGAATGGGTCCATAGGCATCACCAGACTGCCAGAGGTGTCCAGGACACAAAGAAAAGCATTAAGAACTCcctcctggggcggctaggtggcgtagtggataaagcaccggccttggagtcaggagtacctgggttcaaatccggcctcagacacttaataattacctagctgtgtggccttggacaagccacttaaccccatctgccttgctaaaaaaaaaaaaaaaaagaaaaaaaaaagaactccctCCTTCAGCAGGTCCATGCACCCAGAACAAACCATTTGCATTTTGGCCTCTGTACCTTGCATACTTAGGTGATGTCACATACTGTTccttttccccatcccccacctGCCCCTATCTTGCTGAACTAGGATTCCCTCAAGACCTGGCTTAAAAGGATCTTACCTCCTACAGTGAAATTTTTCCTGATCACTCATGTCTTCATATTTTTGAGTCCCTAACATAATTCCTTATAAATTAACTACTACttcctcccaccaaaaaaaaaaaagaattagacattATACAAATCACCAAATATGGTGCCTAAAACCAAATACTATGTggttattaacatttttaaaatgaggctaatgaTAGAGGTGGTAGAGTCCATCTCTCTGTGCTGACACAATCCAGTTCCTATCCTTACCTGACCAAGGTTTGGTTGTGAAGGTCCCAAACAGCAATATTTCCATCACTGCAACAGGAAAAACAAACTTTGGCATCAGGGCTGATGGCCAAGGCATAGCAGGCTGGGGCAGAGGATGTCAGCTCAGCTTTGATTCTAGGTGTTGGGGATGCCAGGTCCCAGATGGTCAGCGTGCTGGCTTCACCACCCACAATGAGCGTGCGACCATCGGGAAGGAGCTTACAGGAACGGATGTAGTTATCTCGGTTCTGGAGAAAGAAGGATAGAATATTAGCAGTCTGGGCTCTCCTACTCCAAGtctacaatatttaaaaattaagtagaatTTCCATAACCTCTAAGGATTCAATGCTGCTTTacaggctctctctctctcaatcttctACCTTTATTGTTTGCCatttaataaatacaatataaaagaCATATTATCCTCTCCTCTACCTCCCTGCTTAGCAGATTGTACAAGTCAAAGAGAGGCAACATTTTGCCAAAATCAAATTGAGAGATCCCGAAGgcaacatttcttttcttccctcccttgcttcttgcttcttccttcctcccttcctcccttccttccttccttccttccttcctttcatgtTAGCCTATATGCTAGagataaaagcaagaaaagggaacataatctctgacctcaagaaacttactaaggggacagctaagtggtacagtagatagagcactggccctgaagtcagaagaacctgagttcaaatctggccttagacatttaatatttacttaactgtgtaatattgggcaagtcacttaacaccattgccttaccaacaaaaaaaaaaaaaaggatgcttaCTGAGGAGACACACTAAATTTGCAAAGGATGAGTAGGGTTTGGATAGAAAAAGTACCTTCCTAGTTAGAGAGACCCATGAATAGAAGTAtagagaaaggaataaacatgataagcaaatgaaatgaccagaaaagAGCTTCTACATTCCTAGCAAATAGAAGAGGGGGAGAAAACTACCCCCTGGTCATACTAAGATTAAACTCAAACAGCTCCTTACCAAGCAGTCAAGCTGAGAAATGGGGCTTTTGCTTCCTGGTTGGCTGATGTCCCAGATTTTCACACATCCTTTGCCTCCAGTGTAGACATGCCGGGTAGGATTGCTGATGGTCACAGCACAGACTACTTCTCCATGGCTTAGTGTGTTGATCTGCCGGGCATGCCGAGGAATCCCAGGCCCTGCCAGTGCATCGTGAGGAAAAGGGACTGGCTGCATCTGGCCATCCGCACTGACGTGGAAAGAATAAGCCCTAAAAAAGGGGGTGTGAAGGATACAGGGGTCAAATCAAGGCCAAAATTTGACATTCTTCTACCTCTAGCTTAGAAGCCAACAATGGAAAGCAACAGATTATTTTTTTGAAGGGGGAGGGAGATATTTCTCTTCTAGGTATTTATACATAACTATATATGCACTcaaatacataaacacatacatacaacacaatgtactgatttttttttcaactacgGTCCTGAAAACTTTTCAACCAACAAGTAAGTTGATTTTAACCCTCTATACTCAATTAGTTCAGTTTAAGTTATTTATTCACTTTGGGAATTATCTATTgcatattttttcccctcaccttcccctgtaCACTAGTCCCCCATGTTTACTCATTCTTCCCTGAGTCAGAAtgcaatctgaacacagactgaagtatacttttccctcctctctcactcttcttaagttttgtttttttgattcaAGACGATGGGGTgaagagtaacttgcccaaggtctcacagctaggtaattattaaatgtctgaggctggatccaaacccaggtcctcctgactccaggggaagtgctctatctactgcaccacctcactgcaCCCTTACCCATTCATTAAAGGCTAATTCATCCAGAAAAGCTTTCATTTCTCCCCCTTATATAGAAGAGTTGGCAATTACCTTCCCCCTATCATTTTAGATTTTATATAGTCTATTTTTCATATCATATCAAATATTATAATCATTGGTGTTTTTATCTTATTCCCATTGCAGCTTTTATAAACAAAACAGTAAAGTTCAGATGTGTCTCTGCAGATAGATCAGATGTTTTCAAGCCCCTGAGCATCTGGAGTAAACTGACCTCTCAGCACTTTTGGAGTCTGGCTTTATTCTGTAACTTTTTTCTGGAGCTAAAGAGACAAATCAACCCCATGGTCCTTTGATGTCCAGAGAAAGTAAAGCTCAGGAAACAGGGCTAATAGGCTCCTAAATACTCTACCTCTGCCATCTGGGAACAAAAATAAAGGCCATACCTATTcttatcccttttccttttcctatctGCATCTGGGATTTGGAATAAAAGACAGCAGCACTGTTCGGGAGCTCATCTcttaaaactggaaagatagcatggaggaacagcaagaaggtcTAGTGAGAGAATCCTTGTTCTAGTCTTAGgtgatgggtgtgtgtgtgtgtgtgtgtgtgtgtgtgtgtgtgtgtgtgtacgcacACACACCGCTTGCATTTGTGTGAACGGGTAAACATATGTATGaaaaaattttgtatttgtaatGGGTGGTCTAGTTTTTCCTAACACTAATTCATGATGACCTAATCAGTGTTTGAATCCCACTCTATTCCCAAAGGGATTTTATAAGATGCAGAAGCTTACGGTTTTCCTCCAGGAATGGAAGCAAGGCTTGAGGGTAGTCCAGTGGCCCTCATTGGGGGATGGGGGTCAAAACCAACCTGTGAAACCAACATAAGGTTTTATTAGCTTTCAGAGAAAATTACAATACCTCACATTTGTAGagaatttaaacatttaaatttaaatttaaacatttaaacattgCAGAATTCTTTTCACATTTGATACCTGATGAGCCTCAACCCCCTGGGGCTGGATGGAACAGCTATTAATGTCTCTGTTTTGTCAATGAGGAACTGAGACTCACAAAGTTggtgtcttgcccaaagtcatataggaaATTAGCGATTAAACTAAGATTACAACCCAAGACTTTTCTAGTTAATACCAACTTGCCTTTCTAACCGAACTAAAAAACACCAAGGAAGGAAAAATGGTACCAGGTACAAGGGATGTTAACAGATGAGCTACTGGAAAACCAAGTTCACAAAACCCTCTCCATCTCCTTTTATCCTTCCTTCATATACTCTTCTTTCAACATGTTATAGCCTGGTGAACATCGCTGAGTTGCATGTTCACTCCACATAAAATACAATAGGGAGATAAGAGTCTCTGTTCACTACAGaaatttcccttcctttcattcaatctataagcatttattagacacctactACATGCCTAGTCTTTTCctaggaaataaagaaataatcccTACTTTCTAGGAGTCCAAGTGTGTTCTTCTCTACTACCTACTCATATCTAACCCATCCCTCAAGGATCTGCTAAGGTCTGACTCTTGCAGTAAACCTGCCTTGACTACTCCTTACAGTCTACATGGAAATACTACAATTCTTACAGTCCCAATACATACTCTAAtacttattactattattataattctcCAGTTGTTTTTCATGTGAATATCATGTCTGGTCACCCACACAGAGGTAAGAATTCCTTGTTTCACTAGCATAAGGGCTAGAAACACAATACTTAATAAAAACGTGATGACTAACTCCTATTAAATGAGAGATGTTAAGCCCCAACTCCAAAATCCATTTGTTGAATGGTAAAAAACATTAATATGATAATTATAGGTGATGGTTATAGTTATATTATATTTACAGCTTACAGAGTGATTTCAAATTCATTAATGCATTTCAATAATCTTATGATACTGCTATGcacaatttacagataagaaattgaaaggctgtgacttgttcaaggtagCATCATCTCATACATCCTAGCCCAAAATCAAGTCTTTTTTTAAGGGTTGGAGATTATCATTATAAGGCATAGTCTATTATGATCAATACTCCCAAtgtcttaattttccttttcccttaagaAAGTAACTCTTCTATAGCCTAGGGTTACCAATTTACTTATTTAGTCATATAAGACTTGGAACTGGAGGGAATCTAAAAAGGTAACTTTATCTCTCTACTATGTTGCATAAGTTCTCCACACAGATATACTCCCTACAATTCTAAACCCTAAACACCAAACAGACTAGCCCAGGGTTGAGTGGTGTACTACCAGAATCAATGTTAGCCCAACAACACCCCATTCCCATTAAAAGGAGCCAAAAGTTCTACGTACAGCTCCAAAGCTCACCATTGGTGATCGACCATAGGCAGCTGCAGCAGCGGCCGCAGCACTCATTTGAGGCGGGATGTTGTGTAAGCTTGCATAGGCCCCTGGACTGGTGAGCGAGCCATTCATCTCATGATGGCCCATCATAGCAAAAGGAGTTGCATAGGAGCCAATAGAGATGGGAGTCCGGAGAGTGGGTGCTAAATGGAAACAGCAAAGTATGAATTAGAGGATAACAGTTCCAAGAAATCCTTTATTCCACCTTCTTCTAACTATTTAGGTAATCTTTTCTCCTGTGCAGTAGTGTGGCTAGATAAAGAACCTTCAAGGAAGGAACATTTGGATTCAATTTCATCCTCTAAGACATACACATTACACGACCATGAAACAAGGATGTGAGTAGCAAAGCTTTTGGAAAACCCAGATCTCAGAAACCTTCCCCATCCTCTGACTTCCTCCAATATGGCATAACTTGGGGGAATGTCACTAAGCAACACATTATTAGCTCTAGGCAAAATGCCATATATATACTTTGGAAGTTCTAAATGTGAGATCCTAGAATACTATACAGGgctgaaaggaactttagagtCCAATCTTCTCAGATGAGGAAGccgaggcccagagaagttaaattatttgttcagtgATAGCCATTAAAAAATGGCTGAGTTGGGATTAGAATCCAGCTGCAGAAAAGATGCTGGGCCTGTATTGATGGTTTCCTCACTTAGGAGTTGTATAAACAAATGAAGTCACAGGTCCAATTCCttatggcctctgaggtctctttgaCTTTATGAACCTATAATCTCCCTTTGAAAGTCAGGTCTCTTAGAAATTTTCTCTGGCAGAATCCACTTAACTTCAAATAGTGAGAGACCTTAATAGGTctctattattcattttatagataaggaaattaaggcaaaaaaaaaagtgagacctACAACCAGAGAAGATTAGTTAATGCTTTAAGGAGCCAGAATCTAACTTTTTCAATTCTTAGTCTTGTGTTTTTTCAACCCACGATCCATTGAATTACATTCTTTTGCACTTGTTGGCATATTCCTAAATTAAGCATTCTGAATTATTTCAATGTGTCCATCCTGGAACTTCAACTAGGGCTCTGGCTGCCCCAGGAACAGAAGTTATGACTACCTTCTTTGGATTTGTTCCAGAAGTACTTTACATATGAGTCACTGTAAACCAAATCAGATGTTGGCTGACCCATGCCTTGAAAAATCGTAACCTATGTCTCTCTGGGAGATATACCCAAGGGAGAATACCCAAGAAAAAGtattcttcacacacacacacacacacacacacacacacacacacacacacacacacacactctctctctctctctctctctctctctctctctctctctctctctctctctccaaacccCAAGGCCCATTTCTCTACCTAGGGGATCCATTCCAGATGGTTTGCCTGGCATTGATCGGAGTCCCGGAGTCGTACTTGTTCCAGGAGTGGGGGCATCATTTCTTGGAGTGGGTGTATTTGACTTAAGACCAGGGGTAGAGGATTTATCATTCTGgaatcaaaggggaaagaaaaagaacaacatTAAAGGCCCTCCTCCTTTGACAACAGTCTACAAGAGCCAGCTAGGTAGTGCATTATGTTCACCTTTTCTTTCCATCCAAACAAGAATAAACCCAAGAGTCACTGAAGTTCTTTCTGGGTTACTTAAGAAATTTGCAACTACACCCCACCTCCCGCTGCCAATCATCAACACATAAGAAGCAGCAAACACCACCTACATGACCAAGGTCTTTTGTCTTAGAAGAAGGAGTGCTACTGGAAGAGGCGACTGAGGCAGGGCTATTAGGAGCATCCTTTTTCAGTCCTCGGGTTTTATCTATCCCATTTTCAGGCGGGGAGTGGGCTGGACTGACCCGGGGTGTGGCTGGATCCTAAAAACACAAGAAATGCATGTACAGCAACTGCTAAGGTCAGGTTCAAATTTGTAATTgctttgaactgatgctgagtgagatgaacagaaccagaagaacactgtacaccctaacaacaacatgggggtgatgattaaccttaatggatttgctcactccatcagtgcaacaatcaggcacaactttggagtatctgtgatggagaataccatctgtatccagagaaagagactattacctttaacttaaaaaaaaacctgttatcttactatgtaattttgctatgttttatactttatctttcttcctttaaggatatgatttctctttcatcacattcaatttagatcaatgtataccatggaaataatgtaaagactaacagactgccttctgtggggggagggaagcgagattaggggaaaaaaaatcataaaattcaaaataaataaataaaaagaaaaggcaaatttaTAGTTGCTGGATGGAATAAAGGGTAAGTAATTGATTTGGATTTGTGAAGTCCAGACCCTAAAAACAGACCAGGTTCAGGGATCTCTGCATTTCTAAGACATTTTGGAGGGATAATTGAGAGATATTAGAATACtaattagagctgaaaggaagctAAGAGTACAAACCCATCAGTTTATAGGTGAGAGAAGTGgagaagtgaaataatttgtccagagtcatagaAATAACTAGTGTAGATTTGGGattaaaattcaggtcttctaactccaatgATCAATGTTCTTGCCAAGATATGCTATCTCTAACCtgctgaaattaatttttatggaAGAATGACTACATCCTCCTGTAATTAAGGGTAGGGGCCTGGTTTAATGGATCAAGAAATTggtcaaggattttttttcctttagaatatatattttagtgTATTTTGGTGATCTATTTCCAAAGAGAAGGCAAAGCTCTCTATCCCAGAACCCTCAAAAACTCCCATTTTTAATAAGAATCACATTCTTCCTGAGAAAACAAGCAAGAACAATCTTGATGGGTATAACTATTGAGCCCGAGATTTAATAGGGGATACTAATATATCCCTCTCAAGGGATTTAAGGCCCCTTTCAACTATTTACATGTGATCACTCATCTCTATTCTGATCTTGCATCAACTAAGGACTCTCAGAATGGATTTCTGATCTTAgacctttgtaaaaaaaaaacaaacttccatcttttttttaaatgttccatTTACAATACAGTCCCTCACTCACCTCATTGGACACATCTACCACAAGGTCATCACTCTTGTCACCATCACTATCCTGCAAAGTAAGAGGAGACCAGGTAAGAA from Macrotis lagotis isolate mMagLag1 chromosome 4, bilby.v1.9.chrom.fasta, whole genome shotgun sequence includes the following:
- the TLE3 gene encoding transducin-like enhancer protein 3 isoform X5 produces the protein MYPQGRHPAPHQPGQPGFKFTVAESCDRIKDEFQFLQAQYHSLKVEYDKLANEKTEMQRHYVMYYEMSYGLNIEMHKQTEIAKRLNTILAQIMPFLSQEHQQQVAQAVERAKQVTMTELNAIIGQQLQAQHLSHATHGPPVQLPPHPSGLQPPGIPPVTGSSSGLLALGALGSQAHLTVKDEKNHHELDHRERESSANNSVSPSESLRASEKHRSSTDYGIDSKKRKAEEKDSMSRYDSDGDKSDDLVVDVSNEDPATPRVSPAHSPPENGIDKTRGLKKDAPNSPASVASSSSTPSSKTKDLGHNDKSSTPGLKSNTPTPRNDAPTPGTSTTPGLRSMPGKPSGMDPLAPTLRTPISIGSYATPFAMMGHHEMNGSLTSPGAYASLHNIPPQMSAAAAAAAAYGRSPMVSFGAVGFDPHPPMRATGLPSSLASIPGGKPAYSFHVSADGQMQPVPFPHDALAGPGIPRHARQINTLSHGEVVCAVTISNPTRHVYTGGKGCVKIWDISQPGSKSPISQLDCLNRDNYIRSCKLLPDGRTLIVGGEASTLTIWDLASPTPRIKAELTSSAPACYALAISPDAKVCFSCCSDGNIAVWDLHNQTLVRQFQGHTDGASCIDISHDGTKLWTGGLDNTVRSWDLREGRQLQQHDFTSQIFSLGYCPTGEWLAVGMESSNVEVLHHTKPDKYQLHLHESCVLSLKFAYCGKWFVSTGKDNLLNAWRTPYGASIFQSKESSSVLSCDISADDKYIVTGSGDKKATVYEVIY
- the TLE3 gene encoding transducin-like enhancer protein 3 isoform X6; translation: MYPQGRHPAPHQPGQPGFKFTVAESCDRIKDEFQFLQAQYHSLKVEYDKLANEKTEMQRHYVMYYEMSYGLNIEMHKQTEIAKRLNTILAQIMPFLSQEHQQQVAQAVERAKQVTMTELNAIIGQQQLQAQHLSHATHGPPVQLPPHPSGLQPPGIPPVTGSSSGLLALGALGSQAHLTVKDEKNHHELDHRERESSANNSVSPSESLRASEKHRSSTDYGIDSKKRKAEEKDSMSRYDSDGDKSDDLVVDVSNEDPATPRVSPAHSPPENGIDKTRGLKKDAPNSPASVASSSSTPSSKTKDLGHNDKSSTPGLKSNTPTPRNDAPTPGTSTTPGLRSMPGKPSGMDPLAPTLRTPISIGSYATPFAMMGHHEMNGSLTSPGAYASLHNIPPQMSAAAAAAAAYGRSPMVGFDPHPPMRATGLPSSLASIPGGKPAYSFHVSADGQMQPVPFPHDALAGPGIPRHARQINTLSHGEVVCAVTISNPTRHVYTGGKGCVKIWDISQPGSKSPISQLDCLNRDNYIRSCKLLPDGRTLIVGGEASTLTIWDLASPTPRIKAELTSSAPACYALAISPDAKVCFSCCSDGNIAVWDLHNQTLVRQFQGHTDGASCIDISHDGTKLWTGGLDNTVRSWDLREGRQLQQHDFTSQIFSLGYCPTGEWLAVGMESSNVEVLHHTKPDKYQLHLHESCVLSLKFAYCGKWFVSTGKDNLLNAWRTPYGASIFQSKESSSVLSCDISADDKYIVTGSGDKKATVYEVIY
- the TLE3 gene encoding transducin-like enhancer protein 3 isoform X3; its protein translation is MYPQGRHPAPHQPGQPGFKFTVAESCDRIKDEFQFLQAQYHSLKVEYDKLANEKTEMQRHYVMYYEMSYGLNIEMHKQTEIAKRLNTILAQIMPFLSQEHQQQVAQAVERAKQVTMTELNAIIGVRGLPNLPLTQQQLQAQHLSHATHGPPVQLPPHPSGLQPPGIPPVTGSSSGLLALGALGSQAHLTVKDEKNHHELDHRERESSANNSVSPSESLRASEKHRSSTDYGIDSKKRKAEEKDSMSRYDSDGDKSDDLVVDVSNEDPATPRVSPAHSPPENGIDKTRGLKKDAPNSPASVASSSSTPSSKTKDLGHNDKSSTPGLKSNTPTPRNDAPTPGTSTTPGLRSMPGKPSGMDPLAPTLRTPISIGSYATPFAMMGHHEMNGSLTSPGAYASLHNIPPQMSAAAAAAAAYGRSPMVGFDPHPPMRATGLPSSLASIPGGKPAYSFHVSADGQMQPVPFPHDALAGPGIPRHARQINTLSHGEVVCAVTISNPTRHVYTGGKGCVKIWDISQPGSKSPISQLDCLNRDNYIRSCKLLPDGRTLIVGGEASTLTIWDLASPTPRIKAELTSSAPACYALAISPDAKVCFSCCSDGNIAVWDLHNQTLVRQFQGHTDGASCIDISHDGTKLWTGGLDNTVRSWDLREGRQLQQHDFTSQIFSLGYCPTGEWLAVGMESSNVEVLHHTKPDKYQLHLHESCVLSLKFAYCGKWFVSTGKDNLLNAWRTPYGASIFQSKESSSVLSCDISADDKYIVTGSGDKKATVYEVIY
- the TLE3 gene encoding transducin-like enhancer protein 3 isoform X7; amino-acid sequence: MYPQGRHPAPHQPGQPGFKFTVAESCDRIKDEFQFLQAQYHSLKVEYDKLANEKTEMQRHYVMYYEMSYGLNIEMHKQTEIAKRLNTILAQIMPFLSQEHQQQVAQAVERAKQVTMTELNAIIGQQLQAQHLSHATHGPPVQLPPHPSGLQPPGIPPVTGSSSGLLALGALGSQAHLTVKDEKNHHELDHRERESSANNSVSPSESLRASEKHRSSTDYGIDSKKRKAEEKDSMSRYDSDGDKSDDLVVDVSNEDPATPRVSPAHSPPENGIDKTRGLKKDAPNSPASVASSSSTPSSKTKDLGHNDKSSTPGLKSNTPTPRNDAPTPGTSTTPGLRSMPGKPSGMDPLAPTLRTPISIGSYATPFAMMGHHEMNGSLTSPGAYASLHNIPPQMSAAAAAAAAYGRSPMVGFDPHPPMRATGLPSSLASIPGGKPAYSFHVSADGQMQPVPFPHDALAGPGIPRHARQINTLSHGEVVCAVTISNPTRHVYTGGKGCVKIWDISQPGSKSPISQLDCLNRDNYIRSCKLLPDGRTLIVGGEASTLTIWDLASPTPRIKAELTSSAPACYALAISPDAKVCFSCCSDGNIAVWDLHNQTLVRQFQGHTDGASCIDISHDGTKLWTGGLDNTVRSWDLREGRQLQQHDFTSQIFSLGYCPTGEWLAVGMESSNVEVLHHTKPDKYQLHLHESCVLSLKFAYCGKWFVSTGKDNLLNAWRTPYGASIFQSKESSSVLSCDISADDKYIVTGSGDKKATVYEVIY
- the TLE3 gene encoding transducin-like enhancer protein 3 isoform X1 is translated as MYPQGRHPAPHQPGQPGFKFTVAESCDRIKDEFQFLQAQYHSLKVEYDKLANEKTEMQRHYVMYYEMSYGLNIEMHKQTEIAKRLNTILAQIMPFLSQEHQQQVAQAVERAKQVTMTELNAIIGVRGLPNLPLTQQQLQAQHLSHATHGPPVQLPPHPSGLQPPGIPPVTGSSSGLLALGALGSQAHLTVKDEKNHHELDHRERESSANNSVSPSESLRASEKHRSSTDYGIDSKKRKAEEKDSMSRYDSDGDKSDDLVVDVSNEDPATPRVSPAHSPPENGIDKTRGLKKDAPNSPASVASSSSTPSSKTKDLGHNDKSSTPGLKSNTPTPRNDAPTPGTSTTPGLRSMPGKPSGMDPLAPTLRTPISIGSYATPFAMMGHHEMNGSLTSPGAYASLHNIPPQMSAAAAAAAAYGRSPMVSFGAVGFDPHPPMRATGLPSSLASIPGGKPAYSFHVSADGQMQPVPFPHDALAGPGIPRHARQINTLSHGEVVCAVTISNPTRHVYTGGKGCVKIWDISQPGSKSPISQLDCLNRDNYIRSCKLLPDGRTLIVGGEASTLTIWDLASPTPRIKAELTSSAPACYALAISPDAKVCFSCCSDGNIAVWDLHNQTLVRQFQGHTDGASCIDISHDGTKLWTGGLDNTVRSWDLREGRQLQQHDFTSQIFSLGYCPTGEWLAVGMESSNVEVLHHTKPDKYQLHLHESCVLSLKFAYCGKWFVSTGKDNLLNAWRTPYGASIFQSKESSSVLSCDISADDKYIVTGSGDKKATVYEVIY